The sequence CCGCCGCGGACATCGGGCCAGTTGGCGGGCGGTATGCGGGCACCGGTCCGCATGTGGATCCCCGGTGCGCAGTTGGTCACCTGTTGTCGCAAGAACTGCCGTGATAAATGCACAGATTTCCGGGACCGTGCCAGCGAAAAAAGCCCACACAAGTGGTCGGGAATTCGGGACGCGGCCTGGGTACTATGCCCCAGCCTCGGGGTAAGTGTGGCGCTATGCGATACTTCCGCCGTGCCGCACCGTGACGACTCGCTACGCCCCGCAACGCCCCGTCTCCCCGCCGCCGCGCGCGGTCGGCCGCCGCTCGGCGACTTCACGCTCTCCCCGCGCGTCCTGCTGATCACCGGGCTCGCCGTCGCGGTCGGCGGCGCCGCGACGCTCACCGCGCTGGCGCTGCTGCGGCTGATCGCCCTGATCACCAATCTCGTCTTCTACCAGCGCGCCGACACCGACATGGTCGCGCCCGGCCTGCACCACCACAGCGTGCTGCTGGTGCTGGGCGCACCGATCGCGGGCGGTCTCATCGTCGGGCTGATGGCCCGCTACGGCTCGGAGAAGATCCGCGGCCACGGGATGCCCGAGGCGATCGAGGCGATCCTCGTCGGCGGCAGCCGCGTCCAGCCGCGCGTGGCCGTGCTGAAACCGGTGTCCGCCGCCGTCAGCATCGGCACCGGCGGCCCGTTCGGCGCCGAGGGACCGATCATCATGACGGGCGGCGCGGTCGGCTCGATCCTCGCCCAAGGCCTGCGGCTGAGCGCCGACGAGCGCAAGACGCTGCTGGTCGCGGGCGCGGCGGCGGGCATGGCCGCCACGTTCAACTCGCCGCTCGCCGCGATCCTGCTGGCCGTCGAGCTGCTGCTGTTCGAGTGGCGTCCGCGCAGCCTCGTCCCGGTGACGGCCGCCGTGTGCGTCGCCGCGATCGCGCGCGGGCCGCTGCTCGGGACGTCCGCGCTGTTCCCCGTCCACACCGGCGACGTGCACCTCGCCGCCGGGACGCAGGCGCTGTGCCTGGTCTCCGGCGCGACCGGCGGGCTGCTCGCCGTCGCCGCGACCTGGCTCGTCTACCGGGCCGAGGACGGGTTCGCGCGGCTGCCCGTCCACTGGATGTGGTGGCCCGCGATCGGCGGCGCGATCATCGGGCTCGGCGGGCTGGTCGAACCCCGCGCGCTCGGCGTCGGCTACGACGTCATCCGGCAGCTCCTGACCGGACGCGCCACGCTGTCGCTGATCGCGGGCATCCTG comes from Actinomadura rubteroloni and encodes:
- a CDS encoding chloride channel protein, translating into MPHRDDSLRPATPRLPAAARGRPPLGDFTLSPRVLLITGLAVAVGGAATLTALALLRLIALITNLVFYQRADTDMVAPGLHHHSVLLVLGAPIAGGLIVGLMARYGSEKIRGHGMPEAIEAILVGGSRVQPRVAVLKPVSAAVSIGTGGPFGAEGPIIMTGGAVGSILAQGLRLSADERKTLLVAGAAAGMAATFNSPLAAILLAVELLLFEWRPRSLVPVTAAVCVAAIARGPLLGTSALFPVHTGDVHLAAGTQALCLVSGATGGLLAVAATWLVYRAEDGFARLPVHWMWWPAIGGAIIGLGGLVEPRALGVGYDVIRQLLTGRATLSLIAGILVVKTLIWSLSLGSGTSGGVLAPVFMIGGALGALEGHVLPSVFPGFWAMMGLAAVVGGVMRSPLTGVVFTLELTHAWSVLLPLVIAATSAYAVSALLLKRSVLTEKIARRGLHLTREYSTDPLETFFARDVMDDGAVVLDAAGAVDAARLGDQSLFPVTDGGRLAGVATRRALGDGRTPGDVMTADPVVVRDDDTLRHVASVFAAHGVTRAPVVDHADPERVLGVIALRDLLKARLFDLTEEHHRERHLGPRSRRFAHSR